Proteins from a single region of Kineococcus rhizosphaerae:
- a CDS encoding alpha/beta fold hydrolase translates to MTPLVLVPGVGCGTSQFRRLLPGLGGLDVHPVELPGHRGAPPLPEASLEAVAARVGEQVPAGSVLAGHSTGGVVGLLVAVRHPGLLSGLVLLDANLPVTADALARKTSRAAAVLGPRWRRVLEESMRTSWGPREPQLREEVVAGILATPEAALRPLWHDVLALDPVPLLRELSVPTAYVRSSRDVDLDALRALNPLVHGVDLRGLQPGHWPHLTEPAAVLDALRGFLAQP, encoded by the coding sequence GTGACTCCCCTGGTCCTCGTCCCCGGGGTCGGGTGCGGCACCTCGCAGTTCCGGCGACTGCTGCCCGGGCTGGGCGGTCTCGACGTGCACCCGGTGGAACTGCCCGGCCACCGCGGCGCACCGCCGCTGCCGGAGGCGTCGCTGGAGGCCGTCGCCGCACGGGTCGGCGAGCAGGTGCCGGCGGGTTCGGTGCTCGCCGGCCACAGCACCGGCGGGGTGGTGGGGCTCCTGGTCGCCGTGCGGCACCCCGGCCTGCTGTCCGGCCTGGTGCTGCTGGACGCCAACCTCCCGGTGACCGCGGACGCCCTGGCGCGCAAGACGTCCCGGGCCGCGGCGGTGCTCGGCCCGAGGTGGCGCCGCGTCCTGGAGGAGTCGATGCGGACCTCGTGGGGCCCGCGGGAGCCGCAGCTGCGCGAGGAGGTCGTGGCGGGGATCCTCGCCACCCCCGAGGCGGCGCTGCGCCCGCTGTGGCACGACGTGCTGGCCCTGGACCCGGTGCCGCTGCTGCGGGAGCTGAGCGTGCCCACCGCGTACGTGCGCTCGAGCCGCGACGTGGACCTCGACGCCCTGCGGGCGCTGAACCCCCTGGTCCACGGGGTCGACCTGCGCGGCCTGCAGCCGGGTCACTGGCCGCACCTGACCGAGCCGGCCGCCGTCCTCGACGCCCTGCGCGGGTTCCTGGCGCAGCCGTAG
- the glgX gene encoding glycogen debranching protein GlgX, whose amino-acid sequence MTPRDAEHGGGADVAVLAVHADAVEVCVFAADGGETRTRLPDVELGVWHGHVPDLVAGSRYGLRVHGRWDPERGLRHNPAKLLLDPYARGVEGEVALVPEIFGHTVDAGFEGDLAVADDRDSAPFVPRGVVLGDLPAGLRVRPDERPHVPWADTVVYEAHVRGLTQQFPEVPADERGTYAALAHPAVLDHLRSLGVTTLELLPIHASTSEIALRRRGLSNYWGYNTLGFNAPHAGYATAAARAAGPEAVRTEFRRAVQALHAAGVEVLLDVVYNHTCEEGPDGPHLSLRGLDDATYYLRDAGGRPFDVTGCGNSLDFAEHRVVQFALDSLRYWVGEYGVDGFRFDLMTTLARGRDGFTPDHPFLVALAADPVLAGTKLVAEPWDVGPFGWRTGQFPQPLHEWNDRYRDGVRRFWLTDAREIAFGHSAPVAAGRGLREFATRFAGSADTFDVQRGRLTSVNFVTAHDGFCLADLVAFDRKHNEANGEGNRDGSDGDTSWNHGVEGDTSDATVLELRRRSIRNLFATLVLSSGVPMITAGDEFGRSQGGNNNAYCQDNEVSWLDWKLEDWQTELLDDVRELLALRRRYPVLREAGVRRGSPVREQRQDLLWYSEDGGQMTVEQWHEPDRRILQVLVDGRDRGQESVLVVVNGGPRQLDVTLPAVEGLPTFHPRWASTPDRRRRVAPAGTSLRVAPWSVRVLASS is encoded by the coding sequence GTGACGCCACGTGACGCCGAGCACGGCGGCGGGGCCGACGTCGCCGTCCTGGCCGTGCACGCCGACGCCGTCGAGGTGTGCGTCTTCGCCGCCGACGGCGGCGAGACCCGCACGAGGCTGCCGGACGTGGAGCTCGGCGTCTGGCACGGGCACGTGCCCGACCTGGTCGCCGGGTCCCGCTACGGCCTGCGCGTCCACGGCCGCTGGGACCCCGAGCGCGGGCTGCGGCACAACCCGGCCAAGCTGCTGCTGGACCCGTACGCGCGCGGCGTCGAGGGCGAGGTGGCCCTGGTGCCGGAGATCTTCGGGCACACCGTGGACGCGGGCTTCGAGGGTGACCTCGCCGTCGCCGACGACCGCGACAGCGCCCCCTTCGTCCCCCGCGGGGTCGTGCTGGGCGACCTGCCCGCCGGCCTGCGGGTGCGCCCCGACGAGCGCCCGCACGTGCCGTGGGCCGACACGGTCGTCTACGAGGCCCACGTGCGCGGGCTGACGCAGCAGTTCCCCGAGGTGCCCGCGGACGAACGCGGCACCTACGCGGCGCTGGCCCACCCCGCCGTCCTGGACCACCTGCGCTCCCTCGGGGTCACGACGCTCGAACTGCTGCCGATCCACGCCAGCACGTCCGAGATCGCCCTGCGCCGGCGGGGGCTGTCGAACTACTGGGGGTACAACACCCTGGGCTTCAACGCCCCGCACGCCGGGTACGCGACGGCCGCCGCGCGCGCCGCCGGGCCCGAGGCGGTGCGGACCGAGTTCCGGCGCGCGGTGCAGGCCCTGCACGCCGCGGGCGTCGAGGTCCTGCTCGACGTCGTCTACAACCACACGTGCGAGGAGGGCCCCGACGGCCCGCACCTGTCGCTGCGCGGCCTGGACGACGCCACCTACTACCTGCGCGACGCCGGCGGGCGGCCCTTCGACGTCACCGGCTGCGGGAACTCCCTCGACTTCGCCGAGCACCGCGTCGTGCAGTTCGCGCTGGACTCGCTGCGGTACTGGGTCGGCGAGTACGGCGTCGACGGTTTCCGCTTCGACCTCATGACGACCCTGGCCCGGGGCCGCGACGGGTTCACCCCGGACCACCCGTTCCTCGTGGCGCTCGCCGCCGACCCCGTCCTGGCCGGCACCAAGCTCGTCGCCGAGCCCTGGGACGTGGGGCCGTTCGGCTGGCGGACCGGGCAGTTCCCGCAACCCCTGCACGAGTGGAACGACCGGTACCGCGACGGGGTCCGCCGGTTCTGGCTGACCGACGCGCGCGAGATCGCCTTCGGCCACTCCGCACCCGTCGCCGCCGGCCGGGGGCTGCGCGAGTTCGCGACGCGGTTCGCGGGTTCGGCCGACACCTTCGACGTCCAGCGCGGCCGGCTGACCAGCGTCAACTTCGTGACCGCCCACGACGGTTTCTGCCTGGCCGACCTCGTCGCGTTCGACCGCAAGCACAACGAGGCCAACGGCGAGGGCAACCGCGACGGCTCCGACGGCGACACGAGCTGGAACCACGGCGTCGAGGGCGACACGTCCGACGCCACCGTCCTGGAACTGCGCCGGCGCAGCATCCGGAACCTGTTCGCGACGCTCGTGCTGTCCTCGGGCGTCCCGATGATCACCGCGGGCGACGAGTTCGGCCGCAGCCAGGGCGGTAACAACAACGCCTACTGCCAGGACAACGAGGTCAGCTGGCTGGACTGGAAGCTCGAGGACTGGCAGACCGAGCTCCTCGACGACGTCCGCGAGCTGCTGGCCCTGCGGCGGCGCTACCCCGTGCTGCGCGAGGCCGGGGTGCGGCGCGGGTCGCCCGTGCGCGAGCAGCGCCAGGACCTGCTGTGGTACTCCGAGGACGGCGGGCAGATGACCGTGGAGCAGTGGCACGAACCGGACCGCAGGATCCTGCAGGTCCTCGTCGACGGGCGCGACCGCGGCCAGGAGTCCGTGCTCGTCGTCGTCAACGGCGGCCCCCGCCAGCTCGACGTCACGCTGCCGGCCGTGGAGGGGCTGCCCACGTTCCACCCGCGGTGGGCCTCGACCCCGGACCGCCGGCGCCGGGTGGCCCCGGCGGGCACGTCGCTGCGGGTCGCCCCGTGGTCGGTGCGGGTGCTGGCCTCCTCCTGA
- a CDS encoding cysteine desulfurase family protein has protein sequence MTAAYLDHASTTALRPEALDALVAQAARGAGNPSSLHSAGRRARVVVEESREALAAALGARAGEVVWTSGGTESDNLALTGLLRARRDADPVRRRVLLAATEHHAVLDCVEHLQAREGVEVTWLPVDGTGLLDLAALEAALVGDDVALVSLMWANNEVGTVQPVARAAELAHAAGVPLHTDAVQAVGHLPVDFAASGADLLSLSAHKFGGPVGTGALLVKRGTSLVPLQHGGGQELGVRSGTLDAAGAAASAAALTAAVADLPTEARRLAGLRDRLLAGLTQVPGAVVRGARPGAGRLPGNAHVTFAGCEGDSLTYLLDAAGVECSTGSACQAGVPQPSHVLLAMGLDAEEAAGALRFSLGWNSTDADVDAALAAIGPAVERARRARSSRTDRSRRRPRSLAGGVS, from the coding sequence GTGACGGCGGCCTACCTGGACCACGCCTCGACGACCGCCCTGCGGCCCGAGGCGCTCGACGCCCTGGTCGCGCAGGCGGCGCGCGGGGCGGGCAACCCGTCGTCGCTGCACTCGGCCGGCCGCCGCGCCCGCGTGGTCGTCGAGGAGAGCCGGGAGGCGCTGGCCGCGGCGCTGGGGGCGCGCGCGGGGGAGGTCGTGTGGACCTCCGGCGGCACCGAGAGCGACAACCTGGCCCTGACGGGGCTCCTCCGCGCGCGGCGCGACGCCGACCCGGTGCGCCGGCGGGTCCTGCTGGCCGCCACCGAGCACCACGCCGTCCTGGACTGCGTCGAGCACCTGCAGGCCCGCGAGGGTGTCGAGGTCACGTGGCTGCCCGTCGACGGCACCGGCCTGCTCGACCTGGCCGCCCTGGAGGCGGCGCTGGTGGGCGACGACGTCGCCCTCGTCTCGCTCATGTGGGCCAACAACGAGGTCGGGACGGTGCAGCCCGTCGCCCGGGCGGCCGAGCTGGCCCACGCCGCCGGGGTCCCGCTGCACACCGACGCCGTGCAGGCCGTCGGGCACCTGCCCGTCGACTTCGCCGCCTCGGGGGCGGACCTGCTGTCCCTGTCGGCGCACAAGTTCGGCGGTCCCGTGGGCACCGGGGCCCTCCTCGTGAAGCGGGGGACGTCCCTCGTCCCGCTGCAGCACGGCGGGGGTCAGGAGCTCGGGGTTCGCTCGGGCACGCTCGACGCGGCCGGGGCCGCCGCGAGCGCCGCGGCCCTGACGGCGGCCGTGGCCGACCTGCCCACCGAGGCCCGCCGGCTCGCGGGGCTGCGCGACCGCCTGCTGGCCGGCCTCACGCAGGTCCCCGGGGCCGTCGTGCGCGGGGCCCGTCCGGGCGCGGGCAGGCTGCCCGGCAACGCGCACGTCACGTTCGCCGGCTGCGAGGGCGACTCCCTGACGTACCTGCTGGACGCCGCCGGCGTGGAGTGCTCGACGGGCTCGGCCTGCCAGGCCGGGGTGCCCCAGCCCAGCCACGTCCTGCTCGCGATGGGGCTGGACGCCGAGGAGGCCGCGGGGGCGCTGCGGTTCTCCCTCGGCTGGAACTCCACCGACGCCGACGTCGACGCCGCGCTGGCGGCCATCGGCCCGGCCGTCGAGCGCGCGCGCCGCGCCCGCAGCTCCCGGACCGACCGGTCCCGCCGCCGTCCCCGATCCCTCGCCGGAGGAGTGTCCTGA